In Setaria italica strain Yugu1 chromosome IX, Setaria_italica_v2.0, whole genome shotgun sequence, the genomic stretch atcatggactaattagtcttaatagattcgtcttgccgtttagctccatctatgtaatgagttttataaatagtctatgtttaatactcctaattagtatctaaacattcgatatgacatgtgttcgatgtgacatgtgttaaaaataagcaacagGAACCAAACGTACCTGAAGACCCAGGACTCTGTTTCCTTATAGAAGGAGTCTTTTTATCAGTGGCCAACTGGCCATGCAGCCCAACCGGACGTCCACGCTTCCCGGCTTCACCATGGACTTGGCGAACTGCCTCCGGAAATTTCCCGGCCCCGACGCGAACATGGCCGCGATCCGGCTGGCACACCGGAGGACGTGAGCTCCTTGTCGGTCTGCAGGACGGCCCTCCCGGCGGGCACGCTCGGGCAGGAGGAGTTGTCGAGGCCGAAGGTGCCGAGCGGCGCGACGAAGTTCGCGGGCACGATCGCGTCGTGCGACTCGTTCTGTGGCGTCACCACGTGCGGCGGGTAACGGTGCCGGAGCACGGCGAACAGGCCGGCGTCCATGGCGGCCGCGTCGAACGGGCTGGTACTGATGCAGTTGTAGAGCCTGTTCATGATGAGCCCGCAGTGGCAAAACCCCATGGTATGCACCTGCCAGGTTTATTTTTAAGAAAAGAGCATACATACGAAATGCTACCACTTTAATTTGAATGTTCGGTCCAAAATTAGATGAGCAATATATGTCACAATTTGATTCGAAATTTCGGATGTATTACGACCTAGCAAGGTGGTGAGATCAACGATGCCGAGGCCTATGGAGCGAAAGGTGGACAAGGCCTCGGCGGAGGGGCTCGGCAGGTTCACGTCGCCCGAGCTGGACACGGTGCCGTCCATTCTCCCCGTGGGCAGCTATTATTATTAACGCATCCTCCCGGCCATGCCCGCGGCGTGCTCCGTGGCGCTGCTCGCGTGCGCGGCCGTACGTCCAACCCGTCTGCATGCGCGCGTCGGCAGCCTGCCTTCCAAGTTCCAATCCGCGCAGCGCATCGTCGATCATGGCCGCACGGGGCTGATCCAACGACCCGGAGGCCGGAGAGGCtaaggggtggacggtatttcatttaccgtccaccccaaGAGTCGGACCTCGGAAGTCGCCGGCGGGATCGTCGAAGAGAACCCCGCCCACGCTGACCTCCGCCGCTCCGCGCTTTCACGGCATCTCCGACCGCCGCGAATTCCTAGAGCCCTTGCCCAACACCTGCTCGGCGGCGTGCTATCCACGGACGCCGGCTCTCTCGGAGTTCCCGCTATGTCCGTCGTCCCACGTCGCGCTCTCCCTGCTCTTCGTGCTCCCGCACCTCCCCGCCGCGCGCGGGTTACCCATACGAGCTCAACTTCGAGGTCGCCTTTCGCGCGCAGCTCAGGGAGGCGGCCGTCTCCGCCCGGACAAACGGACGAGTGCGCTCGCAAGTTAATGAGTTCCCGTTCTGCGTGCTCGGCGACCGGACAAACGGACGAGTGCGCTCGCGCTGTCGCCCATGGCGACCACGCGGTTCGTTCGGCAGATCATGCTCTGTCCTCTGTGGCGCTGCTCTCTCATATAGACGGGTTCGCCTGCCACGCGCGCGGGCATTATATTGTGGCGACGAACCGCGCTGGAGCCGGCATTGCCAACGAAGcccgggagccggcggcgccatggctcACTGGATGAAGTTCCGGTGCCGTCGAGGCGAACGGCGGCCCAACGCGCGAGGACCGGGGAGACTTCTCGGTGCCTGCCACTATTCAGGTCGATCTTGGCCGCCAGACACTGATGCGACGAGTATGTGGCGCGCCGGTGGCGCACGATCGTGCCGTGTTGCGCGTGGCGCGGGACGCTCGAGATCCGCGACGACGGCATCAGAGCTTGGATGTCAGGGTGGGCGGCGGTGCTCTTCCACGAGGCCGCCGGAGTGGGTGCGCGCGGGGGTGGGTTCCGAGGACTCAGGAGATGATGGGGACGTTCAAAGGCGCGGGCGGACATGCCCGGCCGACCCCGCTGCGTCAATGCCGGCTCAGGTTCGCAGGacgatcggcggcggcgagcgtcgTCCTATGCTTCTTGACAGTGATACTAGTACTACTAGCTGCTTACAAAATAGAGACGTAGAAACAGAAATGAGATGCACGTCAAATAGTTGGGTATGGTGTCATACGTTTAAAATCTTCTTCTGAACAAAATCGGTTCGGTTTTACTGTTTAAACTAGCGTACATACCACAGCACTAATGCACACTGCAGTGGCATGTACGCATGACCATAGAAGCAGTGGGTCATTTGCACTACCACCAACCAGCAGCGCCGTTTCTGGACCCATCGGACAGCAAATGCATGATTCAGGCATTATAAATTCACCCGCACAACTTGCGATTCAGTCTGCTTACCAACTGCGATTCTACTTGCATTCAGCTCTGTTGTGCCATGATTGTCTCGTTGCACTCCTTGATGTAGACGCATACATAAAATTTTGATTTGGATGAGAGCATGCTAATCCATGAGAATAACATAAACTCTGATCCTCGTGCACACCCTTTCCTGCATACGGTTGCTTTGGATGAGACTGTATATTGCTCGATGACTTCAGTCGGGTTGACATGGCCTTCCGTAATTCCGCTCTTAAGCAAAACGTCAAAACTCTGCCGGTGTCGTGTAGTACTCAAGTTGAAGGTGAGACTGAGACCAGCCCGTCTCAACCACTCCATCAGTGTAACTGTTCGTATGCATTTGGTGTCTGATGCTCGGCACACTCTCCACTGTCATATATTACCTGCTACTATCATCTATGTAACGCGGTTTTGTTTGGAGGGGTTGTTAGCAAGTGGCTGCCAAGCTGAATAGTTTCAGGACAAGTAAAGGACTGAGATATCTGAGATATTGTTCATAGCAAACGAACCATCGATCAAGATTGTGCCAAATTGTGCCTGTATTTTTAACTGGCGAATAAGCAAACACCACTAACTATCGACACGAGGATCAAGATTTGAAGATTATCTTGGCCACCCGGTAGAGAAagagcttcttcttctcctgaggCAAAAATCACTCCAGCATGGTGGCACCGATGCCCATGGCGCTCTTCCCTTCCAATCAACGGACTCCCATCTCTCTTCCAATGCAAAGCTGATAGCAATCTGTTGCTGTTGATTTGCACCGTATTTGGAATCAATGCACAAAGCCTACCGTCAAACTGAATCAAATTTTGTCTACTGCTAGTAGGCAAAACTTTTGAGATGCCGGAACCGGAAGCATTGGCGGATCTAGGATTCGAAAGGAGGGGGGCttatttttcccttttcctccttcctcctctctttctcttcctcctcctcatcttcttcttcctccttttcatCCATGGCTGAAATTTTTAGGGGGGAGCAGGGGCTCCATGGGCTACGCGGGGTAGGGGGCTCTAGCCCCCATGCTGGATCCACCCCTAACCGGAAGTACTCTTCATTCGACTACCAGTACGATCTCTACTCGCCGGCAGCCGGAAAAACTGTGAATGAGTCCCCGGCCTCCCCCTCACTCCCAGGCGGCAACGGCGCCGTACTCCGATCAGGTACCATCTCCCCCTCCTTTGGCAATGTACTCCGACGAGGTTGACACGTAGTGTCATCATCACTCCTCTCGCCGCGGTTCAGCTGCCTCGTCCCTTTCTTTCCCACTCGTCTTCTTCGATCATCTCGTCCTCTCCTATGAGTTGGCGGCTCTGCTGCCTCCCTTCGCCAACCCTGCTCCTCATGGCGCTGCCGTCCGTGCGCGGGCGTCCATAGCCGGCAGCTTGGTGCCTCGCTCGCGTGCGAGCCGCCGTCCGTGTGGTAACCATccttgccggccgccgcctccctctcgtGCGGGCTGCTGGTTCCCCGCCACCATCACAAAATGTGCGTATCAAATTTCTAGATTGTGTAAAATTCAACATTTCGAACACAtagtttcaacattttgaattcAATATCTAAACATTTTAATTgcactatttcaacattttatataaaaatattgaAAGTTTTTCTAAAATGTTTGAATTGTGTGTTTGAAAATGTTGAATACATATAAAAGGTTAATTGGGCTTCAACGGGCTTTTAAAGTTAGAATGCTTAACTGACTTCCGAAAGTTATATAGGAGGGCCCTAGCCCTGTTTGGCGGAGCTGACAGAGCTGAATTTCCGTTGAATTTAGCAGGAATCTtgccaaacaatttttttagaGATAAGtaattctctgctgattctgtgaagtgattctctgaaatgaactaagaggctgcgagctgaaaaaagtagtttcttctgattctgtgaagtgattttccatcctaattttaagagtttatactAGAGAATCagagagaatcactttcagctgCAGAATCACTTTTCTCAAAAAATCTCAAAGAATCAGATTCAGATGAAACTCTAACAAACTGTTTCTTTAATGCTTTTGGAGGGGCTCTTAGCTGTTTTCGAACTTCCGAAGGAGCTTTAGCTTTTTATGTAAAGTTcattattaaaaagaaaaataaataggatTCAACAAAAACTAATAGAGAAAACTGGTAGAGAAGCCAGACATGAATATGAGTGGACATGAATCTAACTAACGGAGCTACGCTCATTTCACAAGTACAAAACTATATCTATAAGTACTTTTAATTATGAATAATGAATTTGATAACATCAATTTTGCATAAAAACTACTTACTAATAATTGAGTAATTGTTAGTCAAACTTGGTCCCATCGAAACAAAAAACGCTTTATATTTCCGGTTGTCTAATTTTTTTCTCTATATAGGGATCAGGAAACTGAAGTTTTGTGAAATGGTCGTCACAGGTTCTAGCTAACAAGTGTTGCAAATAAACATAGTTTTACGAAATTAAATCATTAAAAGAATCTGCAATATTCTTGCCATCTGCTGCGTCCAGCCGTTCCCCCCTTCCCCGCTGCCTTTTCCTTCTCCCGTTCACCCCGCTGTATCTGTCTTGCCCTTTCTTTCTAGCGGCGACGACTggggcgagcgccgccgcccccttacGCCAGGTGCCCTGGTCTTCGTCGGGCCCTTCGCCAGGTATTCGTTGGGCTGTTCTCTGGTGGCGGGCAGGTACGCccaccccttcccttcccttgccTTCTGTGCGGAACCGAGCACCCAAATTATAACATATAAgctatttgtattcggatctgatccaagtACAAGCGTATACAATTATTATGCCTATTCATTTCGattcttttcttttgcaaaaattATCGGGTGTACACCCATGTCCTATACTGGGTTCGCCCCTGGCTGTGATATAGGCATGTCCGATTACCATTACGGCGATGTTGAGGAGATGGAGGATGAGTACGACATGAACGAGCCAGTCGATgacatggaggaggaggaggaggaggaggaggaggatgagtaCCAAGAGCCCGTGGCTAGGGACTCTGatgccgaggaagaagaggacgaGGACCAATCGGTGTGTACCTATTAATTTCATCGTGTATTTGTTATATCTTTGGAGATATGTCTAGTAGCAGTACTTTGTGCATGCTTAGTTTTCCTGTGGTGGGTTCTGCTGGCAAACATAACTTTTGAAGGCTATGGAAATTGATTGAGCTATTTTACTTAACTTTTAAACCTGTGAGTTGTGAATGAATGTAAGCAATGAAAGAATGCATAGACATCAGGCAATGATGAACTACTGCTATGATTAGTAGTGTCACTATCTTTCAAAGGATATTGGTGTTGTTGTCTGATTTCCTCTACAACATCTGTGCCCTttccaaatttctttattataacTGTTTTCTGTGTATCTGGTATTTACTTCTCAATCTTCAGGAAATTTGTTATATTTACAATTTTACATAATGTTGAAGTCCATTCCAATGTCGGACCATAAGAAAAGGTTACTGAGTTATTAATTTATTATTCACAGTGTTATTAAGTTTAACTGGAGCCAAAACTTGTATCTGGTTGAAGTTTTGCATTAGTTACTTGTACAGTCTATAGAATTCTCtgaaatttttattttatttagcaTAAGGTCCCCGACATATCAGCAGTAGATGCAAGAAATGGCAAAGATATTCAAGGAATACCCTGGGAAAGGATGGGAATCACAAGAGAAACATATAGGCAGGCTCGGGTAGAGCAGTACAAAAACTATGAGAATATACCTAATTCTGGAGAAGCAGCAATGAAGGTACACCCTATAAATCAACTTACTTTCCATAGGAAAAAAATACCCATCACATTGGGTGTTATTCTGGTGTTAAAGCAGGCATGCAAATCTACCGAGAAGGGCGGAACATATTATGAATTCAGACAAAATACTAGATCAGTGAAATCTACTATCTCACACTTTCAGGTGAGTGCATTGACACTAGCATATTTGCATCCTGCCTTTGTTTGTTAAAGGAAATTTCTGCAAAATAATTACCAGAGTCATCATTAGTTTGAGATACTTCACATCAGATGCCTGAAATTTTTTCCCTAGGGTATTGGGTACATGCAGGATCAATTAAAACATTGCATTAATCTAATTGAAATGCTACTGTAGTTCACTTATCTGCAAATGCTGCAGTACAGTacttatttttaaaagcataaCCAGCATATTGTAATTCAATTAGTGAATCCCTCTCTCCTATATTATTGAATAAGAAAATGTCTTCTGCTTAAGACACATCATCAAGAAAATCGTAGCCCTTGGATTTTATCTTCATTTTTCTGTATCATACAAAAACACTGTCAAGTTGTTGTGTATGCATTAATCGGCTGCACTTATTAGCACCGTATGCGGTGAGCAAACCTTGTCTGAACTGGTTAGGAATGGGGCGCCACTATCCCAGCCTGGATCCAGCTGGGTTACATTGACCATGATTCATGTCCCCTTCCCAACATGCAAAGTGAAGTGGCTGGTGAACACCCACAACATCGACAGCTGACTAGAGATTACGCTGTCTTCACTTAGTTAAGATATCTAGTTAGGAGGATAAGTAGTTGATTTGCTAGTCAGTTTGTTAGGCACTCACTTTATATCAATGGCTTCAGCAATTGAGTTTAATCCAAGCAGAAGTTGAACCATAAATCCGTCTAAGGGCTATTCAGAGCCTCTACTGAGGGCTAGCCTGTATCACAAATACTCTCCATAACCCTGATTAGTTCCCACATGACAGCGAGTTGAATTGAAGGCTTAGCCTGTTTAAAGATCTGTCTGTTTCAATATTCAGCtttattttttcattttggGTAAATAAACTATGAAGACTAGCGGTAGAGATGTCAGCTCCTTTGTATCCCATAATCATCAGCGGTAATGGTGTGGTGAAGGAATGTCGCTACTTTGAACTCGTTTGGAAAGCTGGTAAACCCAGCATTCTCTTTTGCTTTCAATATAAAGCAGGGCCAAAGGGGGACAGACTAATTGTGGCAAGTCTAACTATTTTAGTCTGCTTccggtgcataaatattatttgTTCAATAAGGGGAAAATTAACTATTTTTTATACCTACAGCTGAGAAATTTAGTATGGGCCACATCGAAGCATGATGTCTACCTATTATTGCATTACTCTGTACTTCATTGGTCAGCCTTAAGTGGTTTGGACACAGAAATTATGGATGTACATGGACATATTGCGCCAAGTGAGGTGAGAAACAATTTTTTACTTATTCTCCCTTTGAATCATTAGCACATATGTTCATCCTATTGCACTATCTTATTGCAGAAGCACCCAGGAAGCTTATTAGAAGGTTTTTTTCATACTCAAATCAGTACCATGGCAGTGAAGGATAATTTGCTAGTAGCTGGCGGTCTCCAAGGAGAGCTAATATGCAAAGTAAATTTTCCATGTTACTTACATTTAAGTTAGGTAATGATGAAATATTGGTGAACTTGTAATACTGATAATTTATTGATAGTATCATTTGTAATTATGATGCAGCACCTAGATCGAGAAGGAATAAGCTTTTGCTGCAGGACAACATTTGATGATAATGCAATTACCAACGCATTGGAGATATTCAACACATCTAGGTAGATGATCATCCTGTGTGGTTAGACATTTAGCCTTGTGAAACACACATCAGGAATAAAGGCCCATTTGACCCCTGTTTGGGCTCCGGTTTTTGGCTTGTACTCTCTGTTTTGAGCTACTCCAAAGTAGAAGTTAGAGCCTAAAATTAGAGCATTTGATCCAAATCCTAGTTTCAACTACTGCTTCCTCAATCCTACTCCTTCTATCAATACTTCTGCTTACATTTTTTAACTGATAATTCGAATTTATCTCTGATCTCCCTTCCCTTAGCCCCccgccctcccccccccccccccccccacacacacacacaaacaaataataataataataataataataataataataataataataataataataataataataataatcttACTTTTCTTTTCAGTGGAGCTCTTCACTTCATTGCATCCAACAATGATTGTGGTGTAAGGGAGTATGATATGGAAAGATACCAGcagtataagcatttccgattTGATTGGCCAGTGAATGTAAGTACAGTTGTTTACTTTTCCCAATTTTTGACTTCTTTAATTTTGTTTATTTACATTAGAGAAGGGTCCTAAAAATAAACCTCAAGCATTGGCAGAACAAGTTCCTTAGGCTTTGTCTCAAGAGTGGGGAGTACCGATACCACACGACCTGTGAGCACCTAGATTCGTGCCCGGGTAGTGGCCTGTCAACTGGAGTCTCTACCAACCATGATTCCACAAGGGATCCTTCTGAGACTATTCAGAATTAATAGAGTACCTATATTCGGGCCCGTGTAATGGCCTGTCAACTGAAAGCTCCCACAGCAGCTTTACTGTCTCTTATTTTGCAAGGAGGCTCGATTCAAATCCAGGGCCTCCGGGACACAAGTGGATATACTCTACCACTGTGGCCAGTCTGCCTTTCCAGAATATTTAGATTAATAAAAATGGCAAATATACGAAAGGTATATAAGGTGAAAAATACAAGGATGCAAAGAACCCAGGAAACCAACCTATCAAGAGGCTAAAAGGACAAATGATATCAATCAATAGCCGAATCATTACTTGGCTTACAATTGAATAAAAGCATATCTAGACATTCAGCACCCAAGTATGTGGCAGGAACCCCTGAGAGCTCTCTCCTTCAGCTATTACATATCTGCCAGCAGAAGTCTCTTGCAGCGGTGCATGTTACAGTGGACTTTGCCAAAGATACATGTTCCAGCATTCTTTCGACACCATCATTTCTAATAGCATTCCAGTATTTTTGTTTTTAGCTGAGATTGTTCCTAGGACCAACTTATAACATGATAGGGTAAACTTGGTTGAACATACTTATTGCTTTAGGTCTTGCTACTGTCTTGTTGACATCCCTATGAAAACATGCAGACTGAATTGATGATGGTGTAGTAAAATGAACAAGGTTAGTATTAGGCAATGTATAGCCGTATATAGCTGATTTATAGCTTACCATCTATACCTGATTGTATTCCTTGTataccaagccatattggctatataatagaggtcaccccccctcattagggtgtgtggtgttttcccgAACTctatctctctatctctctacatggtatcTCGAGACCGGGATCAATCTGTCCCGGGACTTTCCTTCCGCTCCACCACTCCCCGGCGCGCCTAACCCTAGGCGTACCTCCCCTGCGCCGGCGCTCCTcccccctccttccctcccaTGGCTAACGACTACTTTGTTGAGTCCTCCTtgtccggcggcggcctcctgccCATCGGCGCCTCCAGGTCGGCACCTGGCGACAAC encodes the following:
- the LOC101775537 gene encoding uncharacterized WD repeat-containing protein C2A9.03 isoform X1 produces the protein MSYTGFAPGCDIGMSDYHYGDVEEMEDEYDMNEPVDDMEEEEEEEEEDEYQEPVARDSDAEEEEDEDQSHKVPDISAVDARNGKDIQGIPWERMGITRETYRQARVEQYKNYENIPNSGEAAMKQACKSTEKGGTYYEFRQNTRSVKSTISHFQLRNLVWATSKHDVYLLLHYSVLHWSALSGLDTEIMDVHGHIAPSEKHPGSLLEGFFHTQISTMAVKDNLLVAGGLQGELICKHLDREGISFCCRTTFDDNAITNALEIFNTSSGALHFIASNNDCGVREYDMERYQQYKHFRFDWPVNHTSLSPDGKLVIIVGDDTDALLIDANSGKTIHSMKGHLDYSFASAWNPDGRTFATGNQDKTCRIWDARNLSQSVHVLRGNVGAIRSIRFTSDGQFLSMAEAADFVHIFDIKSDYNKRQELDFFGDVSGMSFSPDTDTLYVGVSDRIYGSLLQFGRRYNYSYLDSLL
- the LOC101775537 gene encoding uncharacterized WD repeat-containing protein C2A9.03 isoform X2, yielding MSYTGFAPGCDIGMSDYHYGDVEEMEDEYDMNEPVDDMEEEEEEEEEDEYQEPVARDSDAEEEEDEDQSHKVPDISAVDARNGKDIQGIPWERMGITRETYRQARVEQYKNYENIPNSGEAAMKACKSTEKGGTYYEFRQNTRSVKSTISHFQLRNLVWATSKHDVYLLLHYSVLHWSALSGLDTEIMDVHGHIAPSEKHPGSLLEGFFHTQISTMAVKDNLLVAGGLQGELICKHLDREGISFCCRTTFDDNAITNALEIFNTSSGALHFIASNNDCGVREYDMERYQQYKHFRFDWPVNHTSLSPDGKLVIIVGDDTDALLIDANSGKTIHSMKGHLDYSFASAWNPDGRTFATGNQDKTCRIWDARNLSQSVHVLRGNVGAIRSIRFTSDGQFLSMAEAADFVHIFDIKSDYNKRQELDFFGDVSGMSFSPDTDTLYVGVSDRIYGSLLQFGRRYNYSYLDSLL
- the LOC101775537 gene encoding uncharacterized WD repeat-containing protein C2A9.03 isoform X3; translated protein: MSDYHYGDVEEMEDEYDMNEPVDDMEEEEEEEEEDEYQEPVARDSDAEEEEDEDQSHKVPDISAVDARNGKDIQGIPWERMGITRETYRQARVEQYKNYENIPNSGEAAMKQACKSTEKGGTYYEFRQNTRSVKSTISHFQLRNLVWATSKHDVYLLLHYSVLHWSALSGLDTEIMDVHGHIAPSEKHPGSLLEGFFHTQISTMAVKDNLLVAGGLQGELICKHLDREGISFCCRTTFDDNAITNALEIFNTSSGALHFIASNNDCGVREYDMERYQQYKHFRFDWPVNHTSLSPDGKLVIIVGDDTDALLIDANSGKTIHSMKGHLDYSFASAWNPDGRTFATGNQDKTCRIWDARNLSQSVHVLRGNVGAIRSIRFTSDGQFLSMAEAADFVHIFDIKSDYNKRQELDFFGDVSGMSFSPDTDTLYVGVSDRIYGSLLQFGRRYNYSYLDSLL